The Mycolicibacterium hassiacum DSM 44199 genome includes a window with the following:
- a CDS encoding acyl-CoA thioesterase, which yields MTKGFVAPVPVRWSDIDMYQHINHATMVTILEEARIPFLREPFGPQIDTIGLLIAEVNISYKAQLRLIDSPLQVTMWTKRVRAVDFTIGYEVRSVSAPADSRPAVIADTQLAAVHIQEQRLVRLTPEQREYLQSWMR from the coding sequence GTGACCAAGGGATTCGTCGCGCCGGTACCCGTTCGCTGGTCGGACATCGACATGTACCAGCACATCAATCACGCGACGATGGTCACCATCCTCGAGGAGGCCCGGATCCCGTTCCTGCGGGAACCGTTCGGGCCGCAGATCGACACCATCGGGTTGTTGATCGCCGAGGTGAACATCTCCTACAAGGCGCAGCTGCGGCTCATCGACTCGCCGCTGCAGGTCACCATGTGGACCAAACGGGTGCGGGCCGTCGACTTCACCATCGGCTACGAGGTGCGCTCGGTGAGCGCTCCCGCCGACTCGAGGCCCGCGGTGATCGCCGACACCCAACTGGCCGCCGTGCACATCCAGGAGCAGCGGCTGGTGCGGCTGACCCCCGAGCAGCGGGAGTACCTGCAGAGCTGGATGCGATGA